One genomic window of Punica granatum isolate Tunisia-2019 chromosome 1, ASM765513v2, whole genome shotgun sequence includes the following:
- the LOC116189321 gene encoding probable protein phosphatase 2C 5, with the protein MSQMKISRPKPPLVPLGTLIGHELRSGKVEKPHVKYGQAALAKKGEDYFLIKPDCQRIPGDPSTSFSVFAIFDGHNGISAAIFAKENLLDNVLSAIPPAVSRDEWLQALPRALVAGFVKTDIEFQQKGETSGTTVTFVVIDGWTITVASVGDSRCILDTQGGVVSLLTVDHRLEENVEERERVTASGGEVGRLNIFGGNEVGPLRCWPGGLCLSRSIGDTDVGEFIVPIPHVKQVKLSNAGGRLIIASDGIWDALSSDLAAKSCRGLSAVLAAKLVVKEALRSRGLKDDTTCLVVDIIPSDNPILPPTPKKKQSFLGSLFFTKKSQNGTNKATSKLSAVGAVEELFEEGSAMLDERLGKNFPPNQNSGSYRCAVCQVNQPPADNVTANSGPLFLPASQPWEGPYLCPTCQKKKDAMEGKKASKPATAAA; encoded by the exons ATGAGTCAAATGAAAATATCAAGGCCAAAACCTCCTCTCGTTCCCCTTGGGACATTGATTGGTCATGAACTTAGGAGTGGGAAGGTGGAGAAGCCTCATGTGAAGTATGGACAAGCTGCTTTGGCCAAAAAGGGAGAAGATTACTTTCTGATAAAGCCTGATTGTCAAAGGATTCCTGGGGACCCATCAACGTCATTCTCGGTTTTTGCG ATATTTGACGGACATAATGGTATATCAGCAGCTATCTTTGCGAAAGAGAACCTACTGGATAATGTTTTGAGTGCAATTCCTCCAGCAGTGAGCAGGGACGAGTGGCTTCAAGCCCTACCCCGGGCACTTGTTGCGGGTTTTGTCAAGACCGACATAGAATTTCAGCAGAAAG GGGAAACTTCAGGAACAACGGTGACATTTGTTGTCATTGATGGGTGGACAATAACTGTTGCATCGGTTGGGGATTCACGATGCATATTGGATACACAAGGGGGTGTGGTTTCTCTCTTGACTGTTGATCACAGGCTGGAAGAAAATGTGGAAGAGAGGGAACGTGTCACTGCAAGTGGTGGTGAAGTGGGAAGGCTTAATATCTTTGGCGGAAATGAG GTTGGCCCCCTGCGCTGTTGGCCTGGAGGATTATGCCTTTCGAGGTCAATTGGCGACACAGATGTAGGAGAATTCATTGTCCCAATTCCACATGTTAAACAAGTGAAG CTTTCTAATGCTGGGGGAAGACTTATAATTGCTTCTGACGGTATCTGGGACGCCTTATCATCTGATTTAGCTGCCAAGTCTTGTCGGGGCTTATCTGCTGTTCTTGCTGCTAAGCTGGTTGTCAAG GAGGCACTACGGTCAAGAGGCCTCAAGGATGACACAACCTGCTTGGTGGTTGATATCATCCCATCTGACAACCCTATTTTACCTCCGACACCAAAGAAGAAGCAAAGCTTTCTCGGCTCGCTTTTCTTTACCAAAAAGTCACAGAATGGTACGAACAAAGCTACAAGTAAGCTATCTGCTGTTGGGGCTGTAGAGGAATTATTTGAAGAGGGTTCCGCTATGCTCGATGAGAG GCTGGGTAAGAATTTTCCTCCCAACCAGAACTCAGGTTCATACAGATGTGCTGTTTGCCAAGTCAACCAACCTCCTGCTGACAATGTAACGGCAAATTCCGGGCCTTTATTCTTGCCTGCATCACAGCCGTGGGAGGGCCCCTACCTCTGCCCTACTTGTCAGAAGAAGAAAGATGCAATGGAAGGGAAAAAAGCGAGCAAGCCTGCCACGGCAGCAGCTTAG
- the LOC116192697 gene encoding kinesin-like protein KIN-14I isoform X1 translates to MAATEQALPFSLESVVEDVLQQHGTLLSDRNLASRKAEEASSRRYEAAGWLRRMVGVVGGKDLPAEPSEEEFRLGLRSGIILCNVLNKIQPGAVPKVVEGPSDSVIIPDGAALSAYQYFENVRNFLVAMEEMGLPTFEASDLEQGGKSARIVNCALALKAYSDWKQAGGIGSWKFGGNLKPITSGKHFVRKNSEPFMNSFSRTSSASEQYFLGDLGHDLSEAAASRSLNVLVRQILSDKKQEDIPIIVEAMLGKVMEEFEHRLANQNGVMEAEREDSTVYPNKPLSTTSSEDMKPDLIIKEETEESPRTEEIEEKVAKRFMKEHQEHKCDHDEQLTGQIVKHQRVVERQQKHIQELKQTLTTTKAQMQFLQTKYLEEFGNIGKQMYGLAHAASGYQKVLEENRRLYNQVQDLKGNIRVYCRVRPFLPGQPNSVNAVGHLDDGSITIITPSKYGKEGRKSFTFNRVFGPTATQAEVFADTEPLIRSVLDGYNVCIFAYGQTGSGKTHTMSGPKDLTEESMGVNYRALSDLFLISKQRKDTIAYDIFVQMIEIYNEQVRDLLVTDGSIKRLEIRNSSNNGINVPDANLVPVSSTADVVQLMNLGHRNRAVSATALNDRSSRSHSCLTVHVQGKETSGTTLRGCMHLVDLAGSERVDKSEVVGDRLKEAQHINKSLSALGDVISSLAQKNSHVPYRNSKLTQLLQDSLGGQAKTLMFVHISPEPDALGETISTLKFAERVSSVELGAARVNKDSSDVKELKEQIASLKAALARKDGEGEQHSRSSSPERYGVKSAGSSSSNLSWPSLVNTPSNHRQPIEDIANVEVQNKTVSQPKRRSFDLQDLLANSPPWPPISSPGLSGKEDDKESVSGEWVDKVMVKGVVSQEENPPVAWEAADNKKELPQMFYNGFTPDRSKIYPENQHPDVQRNRDDVGGDHDSDDLDATTSDSSEADPLWQYNASKTVKSGLGPKNTKKPQLKTAKSSSEMRSMIPSLIPNLTKKTPNGVSTATNRAKPGSRRNGGGK, encoded by the exons ATGGCGGCGACGGAGCAGGCCTTGCCGTTCTCGTTGGAGTCTGTGGTGGAGGACGTTCTTCAGCAGCACGGGACACTGCTAAGCGACCGCAACTTGGCTTCGCGAAAAGCTGAGGAAGCCT CCTCAAGAAGGTATGAAGCAGCCGGGTGGTTGAGGAGGATGGTTGGAGTTGTTGGGGGCAAAGATCTGCCCGCTGAGCCATCTGAAGAAGAGTTTAGGCTTGGGTTACGGAGCGGAATAATTCTCTGCAATGTGCTCAATAAGATTCAGCCCGGGGCTGTGCCGAAG GTGGTCGAAGGCCCTTCAGACTCTGTTATTATTCCCGACGGAGCTGCTCTATCAGCATATCAGTACTTTGAGAATGTCAGGAACTTCCTTGTTGCTATGGAAGAAATGGGGCTTCCGACATTCGAAGCCTCTGACTTGGAGCAG GGAGGAAAATCAGCCAGGATTGTCAACTGTGCGCTGGCCCTCAAAGCCTATAGTGACTGGAAACAAGCTGGTGGAATCGGATCATGGAAATTTGGCGGAAATTTGAAACCTATCACTTCCGGGAAACATTTTGTGCGTAAGAATTCAGAGCCATTCATGAATTCTTTCTCACGGACTTCTTCTGCAAGCGAGCAATATTTCCTGGGAGACCTCGGTCATGACCTCAGTGAAGCT GCAGCATCTCGGTCTCTCAATGTGCTAGTCCGTCAGATTCTTTCGGACAAGAAACAAGAAGACATACCAATT ATTGTGGAGGCAATGCTCGGTAAAGTCATGGAGGAATTTGAACATCGTCTTGCAAACCAAAATGGAGTG ATGGAAGCAGAACGGGAAGATTCGACTGTCTATCCTAACAAGCCTCTTTCAACAACTTCATCAGAAGATATGAAG CCTGATTTGATCATAAAGGAAGAGACAGAAGAGTCACCAAGAACAGAAGAGATAGAAGAAAAGGTCGCAAAGAGGTTCATGAAGGAACATCAAGAACATAAATGTGATCATGATGAGCAACTGACAGGTCAAATTGTGAAGCATCAGAGAGTTGTCGAACGACAACAGAAACATATTCAG GAGCTGAAGCAGACTCTCACCACAACAAAGGCACAAATGCAGTTCTTACAAACGAAGTACCTCGAGGAGTTTGGCAACATCG GTAAACAAATGTATGGGCTAGCTCATGCTGCTTCTGGATACCAAAAAGTTCTCGAGGAAAATCGCCGTTTATACAATCAGGTGCAGGACTTGAAAG GAAATATTCGAGTTTACTGTCGAGTGAGACCATTTCTTCCGGGTCAACCAAATAGCGTCAATGCAGTAGGCCACTTAGACGATGGAAGCATTACGATAATCACCCCTTCAAAATATGGGAAGGAGGGAAGGAAATCATTTACCTTCAACAGAGTATTTGGTCCCACTGCAACCCAAG CGGAAGTATTTGCCGACACCGAACCTCTCATTCGATCTGTTCTTGATGGTTATAATGTCTGTATATTCGCTTATGGTCAAACTGGATCAGGAAAAACACACACGATG TCGGGACCCAAGGACCTCACGGAGGAAAGCATGGGCGTGAACTACAGGGCATTGAGTGATCTCTTTTTGATTTCCAAACAGAGAAAAGATACCATTGCCTACGATATTTTCGTCCAGATGATCGAGATTTACAACGAACAAGTTAGGGACCTTCTCGTGACTGATGGTTCGATCAAAAGACTTGAAATTCGTAACAGTTCCAATAATGGAATTAATGTACCAGATGCAAATCTTGTTCCGGTTTCATCGACGGCTGATGTTGTTCAATTGATGAATCTTGGCCATCGCAATCGTGCAGTTAGTGCCACAGCTCTGAACGACCGAAGCAGTCGCTCACATAG CTGCCTGACTGTTCATGTTCAAGGCAAAGAGACGTCAGGAACTACCCTACGAGGCTGCATGCATCTTGTTGATTTGGCAGGAAGTGAGAGAGTTGACAAGTCGGAAGTGGTCGGGGATAGACTAAAAGAAGCGCAGCATATTAACAAGTCTCTTTCTGCGTTAGGAGATGTTATCTCGTCTCTTGCCCAGAAGAACTCGCACGTCCCTTACCGGAACAGCAAGCTGACCCAGTTGCTCCAAGATTCACTTG GAGGACAAGCCAAGACACTCATGTTTGTGCACATTAGTCCCGAACCTGATGCACTAGGAGAGACAATTAGTACACTCAAATTCGCTGAACGCGTTTCCTCCGTTGAACTTGGTGCTGCTCGAGTTAATAAAGACAGTTCAGACGTGAAAGAGCTGAAAGAGCAAATAGCAAGTCTCAAAGCTGCCCTTGCGAGGAAGGACGGAGAAGGAGAGCAACATTCCCGATCGAGCAGTCCAGAAAGATACGGAGTGAAGTCTGCTGGGTCATCTTCTTCCAATCTTAGCTGGCCGAGTTTGGTTAATACACCCTCCAATCACAGGCAGCCCATCGAGGACATTGCCAATGTTGAG GTCCAGAACAAGACTGTTTCCCAGCCGAAAAGACGAAGCTTTGATCTTCAAGACTTGTTAGCAAACTCGCCACCGTGGCCACCTATCAGTAGCCCGGGACTAAGTGGGAAAGAAGATGATAAGGAATCGGTGTCTGGCGAATGGGTCGACAAGGTTATGGTGAAGGGTGTAGTAAGCCAGGAAGAGAACCCACCAGTAGCGTGGGAGGCCGCAGATAACAAAAAGGAGCTTCCTCAGATGTTCTACAATGGTTTTACCCCTGACCGTTCGAAGATTTATCCTGAAAACCAGCACCCTGACGTTCAGAGGAACAGGGATGACGTGGGGGGTGATCACGACTCCGATGATCTTGATGCAACAACAAGCGATTCCTCAGAAGCCGATCCGCTGTGGCAGTATAATGCTTCTAAGACTGTCAAGAGCGGGTTAGGTCCCAAGAATACTAAGAAACCTCAGCTGAAGACAGCTAAGAGCAGCTCGGAAATGAG GAGTATGATTCCGTCACTAATCCCGAACCTGACGAAGAAGACACCGAACGGGGTCAGCACAGCGACGAACAGGGCGAAACCTGGCAGCCGGAGAAACGGGGGAGGGAAGTAG
- the LOC116192697 gene encoding kinesin-like protein KIN-14I isoform X3, translated as MAATEQALPFSLESVVEDVLQQHGTLLSDRNLASRKAEEASSRRYEAAGWLRRMVGVVGGKDLPAEPSEEEFRLGLRSGIILCNVLNKIQPGAVPKVVEGPSDSVIIPDGAALSAYQYFENVRNFLVAMEEMGLPTFEASDLEQGGKSARIVNCALALKAYSDWKQAGGIGSWKFGGNLKPITSGKHFAASRSLNVLVRQILSDKKQEDIPIIVEAMLGKVMEEFEHRLANQNGVMEAEREDSTVYPNKPLSTTSSEDMKPDLIIKEETEESPRTEEIEEKVAKRFMKEHQEHKCDHDEQLTGQIVKHQRVVERQQKHIQELKQTLTTTKAQMQFLQTKYLEEFGNIGKQMYGLAHAASGYQKVLEENRRLYNQVQDLKGNIRVYCRVRPFLPGQPNSVNAVGHLDDGSITIITPSKYGKEGRKSFTFNRVFGPTATQAEVFADTEPLIRSVLDGYNVCIFAYGQTGSGKTHTMSGPKDLTEESMGVNYRALSDLFLISKQRKDTIAYDIFVQMIEIYNEQVRDLLVTDGSIKRLEIRNSSNNGINVPDANLVPVSSTADVVQLMNLGHRNRAVSATALNDRSSRSHSCLTVHVQGKETSGTTLRGCMHLVDLAGSERVDKSEVVGDRLKEAQHINKSLSALGDVISSLAQKNSHVPYRNSKLTQLLQDSLGGQAKTLMFVHISPEPDALGETISTLKFAERVSSVELGAARVNKDSSDVKELKEQIASLKAALARKDGEGEQHSRSSSPERYGVKSAGSSSSNLSWPSLVNTPSNHRQPIEDIANVEVQNKTVSQPKRRSFDLQDLLANSPPWPPISSPGLSGKEDDKESVSGEWVDKVMVKGVVSQEENPPVAWEAADNKKELPQMFYNGFTPDRSKIYPENQHPDVQRNRDDVGGDHDSDDLDATTSDSSEADPLWQYNASKTVKSGLGPKNTKKPQLKTAKSSSEMRSMIPSLIPNLTKKTPNGVSTATNRAKPGSRRNGGGK; from the exons ATGGCGGCGACGGAGCAGGCCTTGCCGTTCTCGTTGGAGTCTGTGGTGGAGGACGTTCTTCAGCAGCACGGGACACTGCTAAGCGACCGCAACTTGGCTTCGCGAAAAGCTGAGGAAGCCT CCTCAAGAAGGTATGAAGCAGCCGGGTGGTTGAGGAGGATGGTTGGAGTTGTTGGGGGCAAAGATCTGCCCGCTGAGCCATCTGAAGAAGAGTTTAGGCTTGGGTTACGGAGCGGAATAATTCTCTGCAATGTGCTCAATAAGATTCAGCCCGGGGCTGTGCCGAAG GTGGTCGAAGGCCCTTCAGACTCTGTTATTATTCCCGACGGAGCTGCTCTATCAGCATATCAGTACTTTGAGAATGTCAGGAACTTCCTTGTTGCTATGGAAGAAATGGGGCTTCCGACATTCGAAGCCTCTGACTTGGAGCAG GGAGGAAAATCAGCCAGGATTGTCAACTGTGCGCTGGCCCTCAAAGCCTATAGTGACTGGAAACAAGCTGGTGGAATCGGATCATGGAAATTTGGCGGAAATTTGAAACCTATCACTTCCGGGAAACATTTT GCAGCATCTCGGTCTCTCAATGTGCTAGTCCGTCAGATTCTTTCGGACAAGAAACAAGAAGACATACCAATT ATTGTGGAGGCAATGCTCGGTAAAGTCATGGAGGAATTTGAACATCGTCTTGCAAACCAAAATGGAGTG ATGGAAGCAGAACGGGAAGATTCGACTGTCTATCCTAACAAGCCTCTTTCAACAACTTCATCAGAAGATATGAAG CCTGATTTGATCATAAAGGAAGAGACAGAAGAGTCACCAAGAACAGAAGAGATAGAAGAAAAGGTCGCAAAGAGGTTCATGAAGGAACATCAAGAACATAAATGTGATCATGATGAGCAACTGACAGGTCAAATTGTGAAGCATCAGAGAGTTGTCGAACGACAACAGAAACATATTCAG GAGCTGAAGCAGACTCTCACCACAACAAAGGCACAAATGCAGTTCTTACAAACGAAGTACCTCGAGGAGTTTGGCAACATCG GTAAACAAATGTATGGGCTAGCTCATGCTGCTTCTGGATACCAAAAAGTTCTCGAGGAAAATCGCCGTTTATACAATCAGGTGCAGGACTTGAAAG GAAATATTCGAGTTTACTGTCGAGTGAGACCATTTCTTCCGGGTCAACCAAATAGCGTCAATGCAGTAGGCCACTTAGACGATGGAAGCATTACGATAATCACCCCTTCAAAATATGGGAAGGAGGGAAGGAAATCATTTACCTTCAACAGAGTATTTGGTCCCACTGCAACCCAAG CGGAAGTATTTGCCGACACCGAACCTCTCATTCGATCTGTTCTTGATGGTTATAATGTCTGTATATTCGCTTATGGTCAAACTGGATCAGGAAAAACACACACGATG TCGGGACCCAAGGACCTCACGGAGGAAAGCATGGGCGTGAACTACAGGGCATTGAGTGATCTCTTTTTGATTTCCAAACAGAGAAAAGATACCATTGCCTACGATATTTTCGTCCAGATGATCGAGATTTACAACGAACAAGTTAGGGACCTTCTCGTGACTGATGGTTCGATCAAAAGACTTGAAATTCGTAACAGTTCCAATAATGGAATTAATGTACCAGATGCAAATCTTGTTCCGGTTTCATCGACGGCTGATGTTGTTCAATTGATGAATCTTGGCCATCGCAATCGTGCAGTTAGTGCCACAGCTCTGAACGACCGAAGCAGTCGCTCACATAG CTGCCTGACTGTTCATGTTCAAGGCAAAGAGACGTCAGGAACTACCCTACGAGGCTGCATGCATCTTGTTGATTTGGCAGGAAGTGAGAGAGTTGACAAGTCGGAAGTGGTCGGGGATAGACTAAAAGAAGCGCAGCATATTAACAAGTCTCTTTCTGCGTTAGGAGATGTTATCTCGTCTCTTGCCCAGAAGAACTCGCACGTCCCTTACCGGAACAGCAAGCTGACCCAGTTGCTCCAAGATTCACTTG GAGGACAAGCCAAGACACTCATGTTTGTGCACATTAGTCCCGAACCTGATGCACTAGGAGAGACAATTAGTACACTCAAATTCGCTGAACGCGTTTCCTCCGTTGAACTTGGTGCTGCTCGAGTTAATAAAGACAGTTCAGACGTGAAAGAGCTGAAAGAGCAAATAGCAAGTCTCAAAGCTGCCCTTGCGAGGAAGGACGGAGAAGGAGAGCAACATTCCCGATCGAGCAGTCCAGAAAGATACGGAGTGAAGTCTGCTGGGTCATCTTCTTCCAATCTTAGCTGGCCGAGTTTGGTTAATACACCCTCCAATCACAGGCAGCCCATCGAGGACATTGCCAATGTTGAG GTCCAGAACAAGACTGTTTCCCAGCCGAAAAGACGAAGCTTTGATCTTCAAGACTTGTTAGCAAACTCGCCACCGTGGCCACCTATCAGTAGCCCGGGACTAAGTGGGAAAGAAGATGATAAGGAATCGGTGTCTGGCGAATGGGTCGACAAGGTTATGGTGAAGGGTGTAGTAAGCCAGGAAGAGAACCCACCAGTAGCGTGGGAGGCCGCAGATAACAAAAAGGAGCTTCCTCAGATGTTCTACAATGGTTTTACCCCTGACCGTTCGAAGATTTATCCTGAAAACCAGCACCCTGACGTTCAGAGGAACAGGGATGACGTGGGGGGTGATCACGACTCCGATGATCTTGATGCAACAACAAGCGATTCCTCAGAAGCCGATCCGCTGTGGCAGTATAATGCTTCTAAGACTGTCAAGAGCGGGTTAGGTCCCAAGAATACTAAGAAACCTCAGCTGAAGACAGCTAAGAGCAGCTCGGAAATGAG GAGTATGATTCCGTCACTAATCCCGAACCTGACGAAGAAGACACCGAACGGGGTCAGCACAGCGACGAACAGGGCGAAACCTGGCAGCCGGAGAAACGGGGGAGGGAAGTAG
- the LOC116192697 gene encoding kinesin-like protein KIN-14I isoform X2, with protein sequence MAATEQALPFSLESVVEDVLQQHGTLLSDRNLASRKAEEASSRRYEAAGWLRRMVGVVGGKDLPAEPSEEEFRLGLRSGIILCNVLNKIQPGAVPKVVEGPSDSVIIPDGAALSAYQYFENVRNFLVAMEEMGLPTFEASDLEQGGKSARIVNCALALKAYSDWKQAGGIGSWKFGGNLKPITSGKHFVRKNSEPFMNSFSRTSSASEQYFLGDLGHDLSEAAASRSLNVLVRQILSDKKQEDIPIIVEAMLGKVMEEFEHRLANQNGVMEAEREDSTVYPNKPLSTTSSEDMKEETEESPRTEEIEEKVAKRFMKEHQEHKCDHDEQLTGQIVKHQRVVERQQKHIQELKQTLTTTKAQMQFLQTKYLEEFGNIGKQMYGLAHAASGYQKVLEENRRLYNQVQDLKGNIRVYCRVRPFLPGQPNSVNAVGHLDDGSITIITPSKYGKEGRKSFTFNRVFGPTATQAEVFADTEPLIRSVLDGYNVCIFAYGQTGSGKTHTMSGPKDLTEESMGVNYRALSDLFLISKQRKDTIAYDIFVQMIEIYNEQVRDLLVTDGSIKRLEIRNSSNNGINVPDANLVPVSSTADVVQLMNLGHRNRAVSATALNDRSSRSHSCLTVHVQGKETSGTTLRGCMHLVDLAGSERVDKSEVVGDRLKEAQHINKSLSALGDVISSLAQKNSHVPYRNSKLTQLLQDSLGGQAKTLMFVHISPEPDALGETISTLKFAERVSSVELGAARVNKDSSDVKELKEQIASLKAALARKDGEGEQHSRSSSPERYGVKSAGSSSSNLSWPSLVNTPSNHRQPIEDIANVEVQNKTVSQPKRRSFDLQDLLANSPPWPPISSPGLSGKEDDKESVSGEWVDKVMVKGVVSQEENPPVAWEAADNKKELPQMFYNGFTPDRSKIYPENQHPDVQRNRDDVGGDHDSDDLDATTSDSSEADPLWQYNASKTVKSGLGPKNTKKPQLKTAKSSSEMRSMIPSLIPNLTKKTPNGVSTATNRAKPGSRRNGGGK encoded by the exons ATGGCGGCGACGGAGCAGGCCTTGCCGTTCTCGTTGGAGTCTGTGGTGGAGGACGTTCTTCAGCAGCACGGGACACTGCTAAGCGACCGCAACTTGGCTTCGCGAAAAGCTGAGGAAGCCT CCTCAAGAAGGTATGAAGCAGCCGGGTGGTTGAGGAGGATGGTTGGAGTTGTTGGGGGCAAAGATCTGCCCGCTGAGCCATCTGAAGAAGAGTTTAGGCTTGGGTTACGGAGCGGAATAATTCTCTGCAATGTGCTCAATAAGATTCAGCCCGGGGCTGTGCCGAAG GTGGTCGAAGGCCCTTCAGACTCTGTTATTATTCCCGACGGAGCTGCTCTATCAGCATATCAGTACTTTGAGAATGTCAGGAACTTCCTTGTTGCTATGGAAGAAATGGGGCTTCCGACATTCGAAGCCTCTGACTTGGAGCAG GGAGGAAAATCAGCCAGGATTGTCAACTGTGCGCTGGCCCTCAAAGCCTATAGTGACTGGAAACAAGCTGGTGGAATCGGATCATGGAAATTTGGCGGAAATTTGAAACCTATCACTTCCGGGAAACATTTTGTGCGTAAGAATTCAGAGCCATTCATGAATTCTTTCTCACGGACTTCTTCTGCAAGCGAGCAATATTTCCTGGGAGACCTCGGTCATGACCTCAGTGAAGCT GCAGCATCTCGGTCTCTCAATGTGCTAGTCCGTCAGATTCTTTCGGACAAGAAACAAGAAGACATACCAATT ATTGTGGAGGCAATGCTCGGTAAAGTCATGGAGGAATTTGAACATCGTCTTGCAAACCAAAATGGAGTG ATGGAAGCAGAACGGGAAGATTCGACTGTCTATCCTAACAAGCCTCTTTCAACAACTTCATCAGAAGATATGAAG GAAGAGACAGAAGAGTCACCAAGAACAGAAGAGATAGAAGAAAAGGTCGCAAAGAGGTTCATGAAGGAACATCAAGAACATAAATGTGATCATGATGAGCAACTGACAGGTCAAATTGTGAAGCATCAGAGAGTTGTCGAACGACAACAGAAACATATTCAG GAGCTGAAGCAGACTCTCACCACAACAAAGGCACAAATGCAGTTCTTACAAACGAAGTACCTCGAGGAGTTTGGCAACATCG GTAAACAAATGTATGGGCTAGCTCATGCTGCTTCTGGATACCAAAAAGTTCTCGAGGAAAATCGCCGTTTATACAATCAGGTGCAGGACTTGAAAG GAAATATTCGAGTTTACTGTCGAGTGAGACCATTTCTTCCGGGTCAACCAAATAGCGTCAATGCAGTAGGCCACTTAGACGATGGAAGCATTACGATAATCACCCCTTCAAAATATGGGAAGGAGGGAAGGAAATCATTTACCTTCAACAGAGTATTTGGTCCCACTGCAACCCAAG CGGAAGTATTTGCCGACACCGAACCTCTCATTCGATCTGTTCTTGATGGTTATAATGTCTGTATATTCGCTTATGGTCAAACTGGATCAGGAAAAACACACACGATG TCGGGACCCAAGGACCTCACGGAGGAAAGCATGGGCGTGAACTACAGGGCATTGAGTGATCTCTTTTTGATTTCCAAACAGAGAAAAGATACCATTGCCTACGATATTTTCGTCCAGATGATCGAGATTTACAACGAACAAGTTAGGGACCTTCTCGTGACTGATGGTTCGATCAAAAGACTTGAAATTCGTAACAGTTCCAATAATGGAATTAATGTACCAGATGCAAATCTTGTTCCGGTTTCATCGACGGCTGATGTTGTTCAATTGATGAATCTTGGCCATCGCAATCGTGCAGTTAGTGCCACAGCTCTGAACGACCGAAGCAGTCGCTCACATAG CTGCCTGACTGTTCATGTTCAAGGCAAAGAGACGTCAGGAACTACCCTACGAGGCTGCATGCATCTTGTTGATTTGGCAGGAAGTGAGAGAGTTGACAAGTCGGAAGTGGTCGGGGATAGACTAAAAGAAGCGCAGCATATTAACAAGTCTCTTTCTGCGTTAGGAGATGTTATCTCGTCTCTTGCCCAGAAGAACTCGCACGTCCCTTACCGGAACAGCAAGCTGACCCAGTTGCTCCAAGATTCACTTG GAGGACAAGCCAAGACACTCATGTTTGTGCACATTAGTCCCGAACCTGATGCACTAGGAGAGACAATTAGTACACTCAAATTCGCTGAACGCGTTTCCTCCGTTGAACTTGGTGCTGCTCGAGTTAATAAAGACAGTTCAGACGTGAAAGAGCTGAAAGAGCAAATAGCAAGTCTCAAAGCTGCCCTTGCGAGGAAGGACGGAGAAGGAGAGCAACATTCCCGATCGAGCAGTCCAGAAAGATACGGAGTGAAGTCTGCTGGGTCATCTTCTTCCAATCTTAGCTGGCCGAGTTTGGTTAATACACCCTCCAATCACAGGCAGCCCATCGAGGACATTGCCAATGTTGAG GTCCAGAACAAGACTGTTTCCCAGCCGAAAAGACGAAGCTTTGATCTTCAAGACTTGTTAGCAAACTCGCCACCGTGGCCACCTATCAGTAGCCCGGGACTAAGTGGGAAAGAAGATGATAAGGAATCGGTGTCTGGCGAATGGGTCGACAAGGTTATGGTGAAGGGTGTAGTAAGCCAGGAAGAGAACCCACCAGTAGCGTGGGAGGCCGCAGATAACAAAAAGGAGCTTCCTCAGATGTTCTACAATGGTTTTACCCCTGACCGTTCGAAGATTTATCCTGAAAACCAGCACCCTGACGTTCAGAGGAACAGGGATGACGTGGGGGGTGATCACGACTCCGATGATCTTGATGCAACAACAAGCGATTCCTCAGAAGCCGATCCGCTGTGGCAGTATAATGCTTCTAAGACTGTCAAGAGCGGGTTAGGTCCCAAGAATACTAAGAAACCTCAGCTGAAGACAGCTAAGAGCAGCTCGGAAATGAG GAGTATGATTCCGTCACTAATCCCGAACCTGACGAAGAAGACACCGAACGGGGTCAGCACAGCGACGAACAGGGCGAAACCTGGCAGCCGGAGAAACGGGGGAGGGAAGTAG